The Elaeis guineensis isolate ETL-2024a chromosome 12, EG11, whole genome shotgun sequence sequence AAGAACTAGGAGACCCACCTATTCAAGtttatcttttctctcttctaaaaTCCCATATACATCTAGACCCTGTGCATAACTACAATGAAGGGCAAACTGGTGCGTTGCTAAGTAGCCCACCTTCTATAAGAGAGTTGATGGGCTTTCTTCTTCGTCTcgtaaagaaaatgaaaaaaagagaaattttccACATACTGAATCAGACATCGTTCATTAACTATGGATATACCAAACTTTCTAATTGGTGTTTAACTTTAATTTGTTAGCAGTTATCTTTCCTTTTCCAAAGTAATGGTTATCTCTTCCTTTTCTAAAGTAGTCATTATCTTTTCCCTTTGTAAATTCACAGCGGTTGACCCCTCTTCCCCTTGTCTCGCCTGAGAGGTGAAAGTTGGCAAAGCAGTAGAACCCATTGTTTGAAGTAAACTTGCTCCCCATTAGAtttcacataaaaaaataaaataataatttctcCCATTCTAATGCCTGTGTAGGGAATTCTAACAAGTATTCTACTAAGCAGTCTATGGCCAAATATACAAATGATTCTTTCAAAATAAAAGAACGAGGAATGCAGCTTACATTGAAGGCGACGAATTTAAATGGACTCTCAGGTCTGAAAACTCCCTTCTCTAGCCAGCGTTCAGGCCGAAATTCCTCAGCATCTTCACCCCAGAGATAAGTCATCCTTCCCATAGCATAGGTGAGATAGTTTACTCCATCTCCTTTCTTCACTTTGAAACCATCTGGGAGAACATCATCCTCATCTGAAGTCTTCCCATCCTGTTACAAAAGCAGTAGAAGACCAGACCATTTTATTGCTCTAAATTACAAACTATGAACCAACAAAGACTCATCAAAACAACTAGGTTTTCATTAAGGGGTTATACCACTGGGACAGCAGGATAAAGCCGCAAAGTCTCAGTGAGTGCAGCATGGAGATAATGCATCCTGTCAATGACTTCTTCACTCAGGCTAGCTGAGAATTCCATGATGTCGGTTCTACCGCCTTCAAATTTTGTAACCTCTCTGATTTCAATGGCTATCTTCTCCTGTACCAGAGGATGCTTGCACAGCATAAAGAAGAACCATGAGAGGGTGTTTGCGGAGGTGTCTTTCCCTGCTATTAGGAAATTGAGGATTATGTCCCTCAGATATCTATCAGTCATGTTCTCCGGATCCTTCTCACTTGCCAATATAAATCTTGATAAtatatcttctttgcttttctataCATTTATCCAAGAAGGGAAAAAAGAGAGCAAGCATAATTCAGCACTGACCATAAAGTTCAACAAGGTGCATTTGTTTTCTAAGAGAACAATTGAAATATGCTTACATCTTCTTGCCTGCTTTTCATCTGCTCCCTCTTGCGGTGAATCAGCTGGTACACAAAGTCATCAATCACTTTGAGGTTCCTCTTGAGTTGAGCCTCCAATCCAATGTTCAGAAGCCTCTTGATGTCCCAAAATATATCAGCATAGCGCCAGAACACAATGGAGTTAGAGTCATCAAAAGCCTTGCTGAAACGAACCCCAAACTCATTGGAGCCTGAGAGAGTGTCTAGCTCGACACCAAAACCCACTTTGAAGATCG is a genomic window containing:
- the LOC105054701 gene encoding cytochrome P450 704C1, producing MASQFLQFAATLGFFTFFFLSVAFAALILYVVASIISFSIFYIKESIQRADRPPITGTVFHQLIYFDKLFDFQANIARKYQTFRLIKPSHSEIFTANPANIEHILKSNFSKYSKGQYNYRIMKDLFGDGIFAVDGEKWRHQRKLASYEFSTKVLRDFSSVVFQQNAAKLVRKISDAVNTATMIDMQDLLMRSTLDSIFKVGFGVELDTLSGSNEFGVRFSKAFDDSNSIVFWRYADIFWDIKRLLNIGLEAQLKRNLKVIDDFVYQLIHRKREQMKSRQEDKSKEDILSRFILASEKDPENMTDRYLRDIILNFLIAGKDTSANTLSWFFFMLCKHPLVQEKIAIEIREVTKFEGGRTDIMEFSASLSEEVIDRMHYLHAALTETLRLYPAVPVDGKTSDEDDVLPDGFKVKKGDGVNYLTYAMGRMTYLWGEDAEEFRPERWLEKGVFRPESPFKFVAFNAGPRICLGKEFAYRQMKILAAALLHFFKFKLEDESKTAAYRTMFTLHMDKGLPLLAYHRSN